A genomic window from Triticum urartu cultivar G1812 chromosome 7, Tu2.1, whole genome shotgun sequence includes:
- the LOC125524654 gene encoding YTH domain-containing protein ECT2-like isoform X2: MKDEKTVKPTISLDSSVINLPSEGQVQAVTSNIGGEHSAAYPQHIYSSQAEPFYYQGTGYENLPNECDVYPPYTSVDGLEVGPAVMYNEEPSMMYHGGYGYDPYAHYSPISTPVPAGVSGDGQLYSPQQFSSAPYYQQPLQPDMPYLGSPTPVSQGETMMPIDPTQSAFIADTLSPNSFLFGPRPEWFRSSQGTGSFLSPATSPQPFGDVSGAFGQSNFPMASGMMPPQQKSFYGFGTPSDSYGRRFSHRGSFPHATNYGSPFPGYGLNGRSLIPVDKERRRGRGNALLCSFVGSLDFLNEQSRGPRSTRPKKQREDNSKDEKSSAGLDQGSYNRTDFVTEYKNARFFIIKSYSEDNVHKSIKYGVWASTTNGNKKLDGAYHEVKKEEHCPIFLLFSVNASAQFCGVAEMTGPVNFEKSVDYWQQDKWTGQFPVNWHILKDVPNNLFRHIILENNEHKPVTNSRDTQEVKLEQGQEMLKIFKDHEEDASILDDFNFYEEREKALLENKARLYQQQQISSSSVAEPKKPSTVPTDLVGHIAKNCSFLEPKKPLTVPTDMVGHITKTFAQAVRLGKAKSVSPLGKKGPAGDLSVAAKPVEVRESD, translated from the exons ATGAAGGATGAGAAAACTGTTAAACCCACCATTTCACTTGATTCAAGTGTTATCAATCTACCAAGTGAAGGACAAGTCCAGGCGGTCACATCCAACATAGGTGGGGAACATAGTGCTGCATATCCACAACACATTTATTCATCGCAAGCAGAACCATTCTATTACCAAG GTACAGGATATGAGAACCTTCCAAATGAATGCGATGTATATCCTCCCTATACGAGTGTTGATGGATTGGAAGTGGGTCCAGCG GTTATGTACAACGAGGAACCTTCCATGATGTACCATGGTGGCTATGGTTATGACCCTTATGCTCATTATTCTCCTATCTCGACACCAGTACCGGCTGGTGTTAGTGGAGATGGTCAGCTCTACTCTCCTCAGCAGTTCTCCTCGGCTCCTTACTACCAGCAACCATTACAGCCTGACATGCCATATTTAGGCTCTCCTACTCCCGTATCACAGGGTGAGACAATGATGCCAATTGACCCAACACAAAGTGCTTTTATCGCTGACACTCTGAGTCCAAACAGCTTCCTTTTTGGACCAAGACCAG AATGGTTTAGATCGTCACAAGGAACTGGTTCGTTTCTATCACCTGCAACTTCACCTCAACCTTTTGGTGATGTTTCAGGGGCATTCGGACAAAGCAACTTTCCTATGGCTTCTGGGATG ATGCCCCCTCAGCAGAAGTCCTTCTATGGTTTTGGAACCCCTAGTGACTCTTACGGCAGAAGGTTCTCTCATCGTGGGAGTTTCCCACATGCCACTAATTATGGCAGTCCTTTCCCTGGCTATGGCCTGAATGGTAGAAGTTTGATTCCAGTTGACAAAGAGCGCAGGAGAGGGAGGGGTAATGCTTTGTTATGCAGCTTTGTTGGTTCACTTGATTTCCTCAATGAGCAAAGCCGTGGTCCACGTTCCACCAGGCCTAAGAAGCAACGAGAGGATAACAGTAAAGATGAGAAGTCTTCTGCTGGACTTGACCAGGGGTCATACAACAGGACTGATTTTGTTACAGAGTACAAAAATGCTAGATTTTTTATCATAAAATCATACAGCGAAGATAATGTGCACAAGAGCATCAAATATGGTGTTTGGGCTAGCACCACAAATGGAAACAAGAAACTAGACGGGGCCTATCATGAAGTAAAGAAGGAAGAACACTGTCCCATTTTTCTGTTGTTTTCG GTGAACGCTAGCGCACAGTTCTGCGGTGTTGCGGAGATGACTGGACCAGTGAATTTTGAGAAGAGTGTGGACTACTGGCAGCAAGATAAGTGGACTGGCCAGTTCCCTGTTAATTGGCACATACTGAAGGATGTTCCAAATAATCTCTTCCGCCATATAATTCTTGAAAACAATGAGCACAAGCCGGTAACCAACAGCCGGGACACACAAGAG GTGAAACTGGAACAAGGACAGGAGATGCTGAAAATCTTCAAGGACCATGAGGAGGATGCGTCGATCCTCGATGACTTTAACTTTTACGAGGAACGTGAGAAAGCCCTGCTGGAGAATAAGGCAAGGCTGTATCAGCAACAACAGATATCCAGCTCCAGTGTTGCTGAGCCCAAGAAGCCGTCGACTGTACCAACTGACCTGGTGGGTCACATCGCCAAGAATTGTAGCTTTCTTGAGCCCAAGAAGCCCTTGACTGTACCCACTGACATGGTGGGTCATATCACCAAGACTTTTGCACAGGCTGTTCGGCTTGGCAAGGCCAAGAGTGTGAGCCCTCTGGGCAAGAAAGGCCCTGCTGGGGATTTATCTGTTGCTGCGAAGCCTGTCGAGGTCAGAGAGAGCGACTAG
- the LOC125524654 gene encoding YTH domain-containing protein ECT4-like isoform X1, with amino-acid sequence MESASERTGAMDSPEPRIETIPMKDEKTVKPTISLDSSVINLPSEGQVQAVTSNIGGEHSAAYPQHIYSSQAEPFYYQGTGYENLPNECDVYPPYTSVDGLEVGPAVMYNEEPSMMYHGGYGYDPYAHYSPISTPVPAGVSGDGQLYSPQQFSSAPYYQQPLQPDMPYLGSPTPVSQGETMMPIDPTQSAFIADTLSPNSFLFGPRPEWFRSSQGTGSFLSPATSPQPFGDVSGAFGQSNFPMASGMMPPQQKSFYGFGTPSDSYGRRFSHRGSFPHATNYGSPFPGYGLNGRSLIPVDKERRRGRGNALLCSFVGSLDFLNEQSRGPRSTRPKKQREDNSKDEKSSAGLDQGSYNRTDFVTEYKNARFFIIKSYSEDNVHKSIKYGVWASTTNGNKKLDGAYHEVKKEEHCPIFLLFSVNASAQFCGVAEMTGPVNFEKSVDYWQQDKWTGQFPVNWHILKDVPNNLFRHIILENNEHKPVTNSRDTQEVKLEQGQEMLKIFKDHEEDASILDDFNFYEEREKALLENKARLYQQQQISSSSVAEPKKPSTVPTDLVGHIAKNCSFLEPKKPLTVPTDMVGHITKTFAQAVRLGKAKSVSPLGKKGPAGDLSVAAKPVEVRESD; translated from the exons ATGGAATCAGCATCGGAGAGGACTG GCGCTATGGATTCACCGGAGCCAAGAATCGAG ACCATTCCTATGAAGGATGAGAAAACTGTTAAACCCACCATTTCACTTGATTCAAGTGTTATCAATCTACCAAGTGAAGGACAAGTCCAGGCGGTCACATCCAACATAGGTGGGGAACATAGTGCTGCATATCCACAACACATTTATTCATCGCAAGCAGAACCATTCTATTACCAAG GTACAGGATATGAGAACCTTCCAAATGAATGCGATGTATATCCTCCCTATACGAGTGTTGATGGATTGGAAGTGGGTCCAGCG GTTATGTACAACGAGGAACCTTCCATGATGTACCATGGTGGCTATGGTTATGACCCTTATGCTCATTATTCTCCTATCTCGACACCAGTACCGGCTGGTGTTAGTGGAGATGGTCAGCTCTACTCTCCTCAGCAGTTCTCCTCGGCTCCTTACTACCAGCAACCATTACAGCCTGACATGCCATATTTAGGCTCTCCTACTCCCGTATCACAGGGTGAGACAATGATGCCAATTGACCCAACACAAAGTGCTTTTATCGCTGACACTCTGAGTCCAAACAGCTTCCTTTTTGGACCAAGACCAG AATGGTTTAGATCGTCACAAGGAACTGGTTCGTTTCTATCACCTGCAACTTCACCTCAACCTTTTGGTGATGTTTCAGGGGCATTCGGACAAAGCAACTTTCCTATGGCTTCTGGGATG ATGCCCCCTCAGCAGAAGTCCTTCTATGGTTTTGGAACCCCTAGTGACTCTTACGGCAGAAGGTTCTCTCATCGTGGGAGTTTCCCACATGCCACTAATTATGGCAGTCCTTTCCCTGGCTATGGCCTGAATGGTAGAAGTTTGATTCCAGTTGACAAAGAGCGCAGGAGAGGGAGGGGTAATGCTTTGTTATGCAGCTTTGTTGGTTCACTTGATTTCCTCAATGAGCAAAGCCGTGGTCCACGTTCCACCAGGCCTAAGAAGCAACGAGAGGATAACAGTAAAGATGAGAAGTCTTCTGCTGGACTTGACCAGGGGTCATACAACAGGACTGATTTTGTTACAGAGTACAAAAATGCTAGATTTTTTATCATAAAATCATACAGCGAAGATAATGTGCACAAGAGCATCAAATATGGTGTTTGGGCTAGCACCACAAATGGAAACAAGAAACTAGACGGGGCCTATCATGAAGTAAAGAAGGAAGAACACTGTCCCATTTTTCTGTTGTTTTCG GTGAACGCTAGCGCACAGTTCTGCGGTGTTGCGGAGATGACTGGACCAGTGAATTTTGAGAAGAGTGTGGACTACTGGCAGCAAGATAAGTGGACTGGCCAGTTCCCTGTTAATTGGCACATACTGAAGGATGTTCCAAATAATCTCTTCCGCCATATAATTCTTGAAAACAATGAGCACAAGCCGGTAACCAACAGCCGGGACACACAAGAG GTGAAACTGGAACAAGGACAGGAGATGCTGAAAATCTTCAAGGACCATGAGGAGGATGCGTCGATCCTCGATGACTTTAACTTTTACGAGGAACGTGAGAAAGCCCTGCTGGAGAATAAGGCAAGGCTGTATCAGCAACAACAGATATCCAGCTCCAGTGTTGCTGAGCCCAAGAAGCCGTCGACTGTACCAACTGACCTGGTGGGTCACATCGCCAAGAATTGTAGCTTTCTTGAGCCCAAGAAGCCCTTGACTGTACCCACTGACATGGTGGGTCATATCACCAAGACTTTTGCACAGGCTGTTCGGCTTGGCAAGGCCAAGAGTGTGAGCCCTCTGGGCAAGAAAGGCCCTGCTGGGGATTTATCTGTTGCTGCGAAGCCTGTCGAGGTCAGAGAGAGCGACTAG
- the LOC125524654 gene encoding YTH domain-containing protein ECT2-like isoform X3: protein MESASERTGAMDSPEPRIETIPMKDEKTVKPTISLDSSVINLPSEGQVQAVTSNIGTGYENLPNECDVYPPYTSVDGLEVGPAVMYNEEPSMMYHGGYGYDPYAHYSPISTPVPAGVSGDGQLYSPQQFSSAPYYQQPLQPDMPYLGSPTPVSQGETMMPIDPTQSAFIADTLSPNSFLFGPRPEWFRSSQGTGSFLSPATSPQPFGDVSGAFGQSNFPMASGMMPPQQKSFYGFGTPSDSYGRRFSHRGSFPHATNYGSPFPGYGLNGRSLIPVDKERRRGRGNALLCSFVGSLDFLNEQSRGPRSTRPKKQREDNSKDEKSSAGLDQGSYNRTDFVTEYKNARFFIIKSYSEDNVHKSIKYGVWASTTNGNKKLDGAYHEVKKEEHCPIFLLFSVNASAQFCGVAEMTGPVNFEKSVDYWQQDKWTGQFPVNWHILKDVPNNLFRHIILENNEHKPVTNSRDTQEVKLEQGQEMLKIFKDHEEDASILDDFNFYEEREKALLENKARLYQQQQISSSSVAEPKKPSTVPTDLVGHIAKNCSFLEPKKPLTVPTDMVGHITKTFAQAVRLGKAKSVSPLGKKGPAGDLSVAAKPVEVRESD, encoded by the exons ATGGAATCAGCATCGGAGAGGACTG GCGCTATGGATTCACCGGAGCCAAGAATCGAG ACCATTCCTATGAAGGATGAGAAAACTGTTAAACCCACCATTTCACTTGATTCAAGTGTTATCAATCTACCAAGTGAAGGACAAGTCCAGGCGGTCACATCCAACATAG GTACAGGATATGAGAACCTTCCAAATGAATGCGATGTATATCCTCCCTATACGAGTGTTGATGGATTGGAAGTGGGTCCAGCG GTTATGTACAACGAGGAACCTTCCATGATGTACCATGGTGGCTATGGTTATGACCCTTATGCTCATTATTCTCCTATCTCGACACCAGTACCGGCTGGTGTTAGTGGAGATGGTCAGCTCTACTCTCCTCAGCAGTTCTCCTCGGCTCCTTACTACCAGCAACCATTACAGCCTGACATGCCATATTTAGGCTCTCCTACTCCCGTATCACAGGGTGAGACAATGATGCCAATTGACCCAACACAAAGTGCTTTTATCGCTGACACTCTGAGTCCAAACAGCTTCCTTTTTGGACCAAGACCAG AATGGTTTAGATCGTCACAAGGAACTGGTTCGTTTCTATCACCTGCAACTTCACCTCAACCTTTTGGTGATGTTTCAGGGGCATTCGGACAAAGCAACTTTCCTATGGCTTCTGGGATG ATGCCCCCTCAGCAGAAGTCCTTCTATGGTTTTGGAACCCCTAGTGACTCTTACGGCAGAAGGTTCTCTCATCGTGGGAGTTTCCCACATGCCACTAATTATGGCAGTCCTTTCCCTGGCTATGGCCTGAATGGTAGAAGTTTGATTCCAGTTGACAAAGAGCGCAGGAGAGGGAGGGGTAATGCTTTGTTATGCAGCTTTGTTGGTTCACTTGATTTCCTCAATGAGCAAAGCCGTGGTCCACGTTCCACCAGGCCTAAGAAGCAACGAGAGGATAACAGTAAAGATGAGAAGTCTTCTGCTGGACTTGACCAGGGGTCATACAACAGGACTGATTTTGTTACAGAGTACAAAAATGCTAGATTTTTTATCATAAAATCATACAGCGAAGATAATGTGCACAAGAGCATCAAATATGGTGTTTGGGCTAGCACCACAAATGGAAACAAGAAACTAGACGGGGCCTATCATGAAGTAAAGAAGGAAGAACACTGTCCCATTTTTCTGTTGTTTTCG GTGAACGCTAGCGCACAGTTCTGCGGTGTTGCGGAGATGACTGGACCAGTGAATTTTGAGAAGAGTGTGGACTACTGGCAGCAAGATAAGTGGACTGGCCAGTTCCCTGTTAATTGGCACATACTGAAGGATGTTCCAAATAATCTCTTCCGCCATATAATTCTTGAAAACAATGAGCACAAGCCGGTAACCAACAGCCGGGACACACAAGAG GTGAAACTGGAACAAGGACAGGAGATGCTGAAAATCTTCAAGGACCATGAGGAGGATGCGTCGATCCTCGATGACTTTAACTTTTACGAGGAACGTGAGAAAGCCCTGCTGGAGAATAAGGCAAGGCTGTATCAGCAACAACAGATATCCAGCTCCAGTGTTGCTGAGCCCAAGAAGCCGTCGACTGTACCAACTGACCTGGTGGGTCACATCGCCAAGAATTGTAGCTTTCTTGAGCCCAAGAAGCCCTTGACTGTACCCACTGACATGGTGGGTCATATCACCAAGACTTTTGCACAGGCTGTTCGGCTTGGCAAGGCCAAGAGTGTGAGCCCTCTGGGCAAGAAAGGCCCTGCTGGGGATTTATCTGTTGCTGCGAAGCCTGTCGAGGTCAGAGAGAGCGACTAG
- the LOC125524654 gene encoding YTH domain-containing protein ECT2-like isoform X4: protein MKDEKTVKPTISLDSSVINLPSEGQVQAVTSNIGTGYENLPNECDVYPPYTSVDGLEVGPAVMYNEEPSMMYHGGYGYDPYAHYSPISTPVPAGVSGDGQLYSPQQFSSAPYYQQPLQPDMPYLGSPTPVSQGETMMPIDPTQSAFIADTLSPNSFLFGPRPEWFRSSQGTGSFLSPATSPQPFGDVSGAFGQSNFPMASGMMPPQQKSFYGFGTPSDSYGRRFSHRGSFPHATNYGSPFPGYGLNGRSLIPVDKERRRGRGNALLCSFVGSLDFLNEQSRGPRSTRPKKQREDNSKDEKSSAGLDQGSYNRTDFVTEYKNARFFIIKSYSEDNVHKSIKYGVWASTTNGNKKLDGAYHEVKKEEHCPIFLLFSVNASAQFCGVAEMTGPVNFEKSVDYWQQDKWTGQFPVNWHILKDVPNNLFRHIILENNEHKPVTNSRDTQEVKLEQGQEMLKIFKDHEEDASILDDFNFYEEREKALLENKARLYQQQQISSSSVAEPKKPSTVPTDLVGHIAKNCSFLEPKKPLTVPTDMVGHITKTFAQAVRLGKAKSVSPLGKKGPAGDLSVAAKPVEVRESD from the exons ATGAAGGATGAGAAAACTGTTAAACCCACCATTTCACTTGATTCAAGTGTTATCAATCTACCAAGTGAAGGACAAGTCCAGGCGGTCACATCCAACATAG GTACAGGATATGAGAACCTTCCAAATGAATGCGATGTATATCCTCCCTATACGAGTGTTGATGGATTGGAAGTGGGTCCAGCG GTTATGTACAACGAGGAACCTTCCATGATGTACCATGGTGGCTATGGTTATGACCCTTATGCTCATTATTCTCCTATCTCGACACCAGTACCGGCTGGTGTTAGTGGAGATGGTCAGCTCTACTCTCCTCAGCAGTTCTCCTCGGCTCCTTACTACCAGCAACCATTACAGCCTGACATGCCATATTTAGGCTCTCCTACTCCCGTATCACAGGGTGAGACAATGATGCCAATTGACCCAACACAAAGTGCTTTTATCGCTGACACTCTGAGTCCAAACAGCTTCCTTTTTGGACCAAGACCAG AATGGTTTAGATCGTCACAAGGAACTGGTTCGTTTCTATCACCTGCAACTTCACCTCAACCTTTTGGTGATGTTTCAGGGGCATTCGGACAAAGCAACTTTCCTATGGCTTCTGGGATG ATGCCCCCTCAGCAGAAGTCCTTCTATGGTTTTGGAACCCCTAGTGACTCTTACGGCAGAAGGTTCTCTCATCGTGGGAGTTTCCCACATGCCACTAATTATGGCAGTCCTTTCCCTGGCTATGGCCTGAATGGTAGAAGTTTGATTCCAGTTGACAAAGAGCGCAGGAGAGGGAGGGGTAATGCTTTGTTATGCAGCTTTGTTGGTTCACTTGATTTCCTCAATGAGCAAAGCCGTGGTCCACGTTCCACCAGGCCTAAGAAGCAACGAGAGGATAACAGTAAAGATGAGAAGTCTTCTGCTGGACTTGACCAGGGGTCATACAACAGGACTGATTTTGTTACAGAGTACAAAAATGCTAGATTTTTTATCATAAAATCATACAGCGAAGATAATGTGCACAAGAGCATCAAATATGGTGTTTGGGCTAGCACCACAAATGGAAACAAGAAACTAGACGGGGCCTATCATGAAGTAAAGAAGGAAGAACACTGTCCCATTTTTCTGTTGTTTTCG GTGAACGCTAGCGCACAGTTCTGCGGTGTTGCGGAGATGACTGGACCAGTGAATTTTGAGAAGAGTGTGGACTACTGGCAGCAAGATAAGTGGACTGGCCAGTTCCCTGTTAATTGGCACATACTGAAGGATGTTCCAAATAATCTCTTCCGCCATATAATTCTTGAAAACAATGAGCACAAGCCGGTAACCAACAGCCGGGACACACAAGAG GTGAAACTGGAACAAGGACAGGAGATGCTGAAAATCTTCAAGGACCATGAGGAGGATGCGTCGATCCTCGATGACTTTAACTTTTACGAGGAACGTGAGAAAGCCCTGCTGGAGAATAAGGCAAGGCTGTATCAGCAACAACAGATATCCAGCTCCAGTGTTGCTGAGCCCAAGAAGCCGTCGACTGTACCAACTGACCTGGTGGGTCACATCGCCAAGAATTGTAGCTTTCTTGAGCCCAAGAAGCCCTTGACTGTACCCACTGACATGGTGGGTCATATCACCAAGACTTTTGCACAGGCTGTTCGGCTTGGCAAGGCCAAGAGTGTGAGCCCTCTGGGCAAGAAAGGCCCTGCTGGGGATTTATCTGTTGCTGCGAAGCCTGTCGAGGTCAGAGAGAGCGACTAG